From Solea senegalensis isolate Sse05_10M linkage group LG16, IFAPA_SoseM_1, whole genome shotgun sequence:
TTGTGCTACTTACCGTGGATGtccagcagaagaagaagaagaggaggaggaggaggagggaaaaaaaacaacgtaaaccacagttttttttatcttattgaaaggggaaaaaagtcgTTCTCCAGCAGCAGAGTCTGCAGGCTGAACGCGTTTAGAGAAAGTAGGAGAGACTTGGAGACGGTGAGTGCCTTCGCTCTGTGCGCACAGCTCTGCAGCTCCTTCCCGGGGTATTACACGTTGAAATGTCCACACAGCCGTTTGTCAAAACCCTGCAGTGCTGCACTTCCCACCCCCCCTTTATGCCAACAAACATAGCAGTTGTCACGCTTTCGTTTATTCACTCTTTTATATGTAATCTCTATctatatgtgtaaatgtatagCCTGCTATTGCTGTAATCGACTCCCGAGCAACTCTGCCTGCTATTTTGTTTGTTGGGAGATTTTATTGACCCCTCCACAACAGTAGCCACAGCCCCGTCTCCCCCGAGCGTGTGTCTACTTTAATCCTAACCCGTGAATAATTAATTTCCACCATCAAAAATGTCACGGAGCCATAAATGGAGCCTTTATGTGTGAACCTATCAATACAGCCATGATGCCGTATTAGCATTGATGGAGCTAAATATTAAAGGGGATAGATGGCCTGCTTCTGTTTTGTGCGTTAAAGTGCTCAGACTCCAAAAGGAGCTCCACAGCAATCGATGGCCGGAGCGTTGCTCCTCCTCTAAACTTCAATCTCCTCGCATGATTGATGATCTCGGGGAGCTTTGATAATTGACTGCACTGAGGTATAAGGCACGGATTTTCTATCAAGAGACGCGATTGGACGAAAGAGAAACATAAAGAATTACtttctccacttttcttttttccccccttcttgGAAAAGTTCATTCAGGGCTCACGGGGGTGCTGCGTGCCTTTTTCATTTGCTAAGAAGACCAGAGCAATAATTAGGTGTAACATTAGGAGGCATTACTGACATAAACCGTGCGCAGACCGACTTATAACCACACCATAAGTAAGCGTCATGCGCTTGTATGAAACGCAGCATTCATAAGCtgtctgtgtcatttttgtgtaaaGATAGTGTTTCTTTAACCCCTTATTTCTAactgtgaaaatggaaaaaaacaacaataataataatgatgtcttATTAATGTTGCAGTTTTGCTGTGCGTAAAAGTTTGGAAATGCACGGTGCGTAAATGCgctttaaaatgaacattattTTTGCTCTAAATCATTGTTGATGCAGTTCAGTGagtgttgtgtcagtgtttaactCTCAGCAGTTGCAGCTTTAGTGTCCGCGTTggttggagaaaaaaaaaaaaggaaagaaagaaagaaagaaaaccctCCTCATTCAGCCTTCTCTGCTTTTCTTTAGGTTTCCTCTCGGCAAAAGGGAATTGGGTGGGAGTTGGATCTGTGTTGGTTTGGCTTTTTACCCCCAGTGTGGAGTTGAAGCCGTCCCTGTGCCTCGCATACACTCTGCATATCACAAGATTtggtctctcctctctcttcactGGAGCTGCTGTAGGACTGGCTATGGCCACCGCTACTTCCGGGATCCGTCATTTCATTCGCCCACCGCTCAGCGCTGCGAACTGACTCTGTTTCTATAAGCAAGCTAGCAGCCAACCTGCCAACACTCGCTGACACTCACTCATCTCAGTCTCGCCAGATAGACGAAATACCTACGGGGGAGAGAAGGCAAAGATCTGAGTCGCAATCTCTTAAtttctcctgcttttttttgctttttgcagAGATAATAAAACAAGATAGCGATCTGGAAGCATTAAAGGAGACACGGACTTGCGGGATGAAAACGGACTAAAAAGATTCGTCCTTCTCTTGAACATCATCACCAAccgtcattcattcattacctTGACAACCTCTGGCTTTGATTGACAGCCGGAGTGGCAAAAAGCCATGAGACACGACAGTTTAGTTACATGCAGGTTGTTGATGGGCCGATTGTAACCTTCACTTTGgcgcatttttttctttttttccgaggaaagaggggaaaacaagaaaaattgCAAAACTCCCTGATGCTACGATTTCAACTGAACCACACTGGCGAATAGGAGAATTCGCAAAGTTGGTTGAAAACGGAATCCTGCCTCTAAATCACTTTCTAACCGGGACTGGGATATTAAATATACGACAGATTCAGGAGTTTATTGGAGCGCAGCCTGATGGCGCAAAGGGTAGGTTTTAAATCTCCTACACTTACCTGTTCAAAACTACTGTAGGGAGGCCCTCGTATCGCTAACCTCTTGACGGGCGGTGGCAAATTTACTAAGTATTCATATCAAAGGCGctgtatttgacatttttgcagcGCCTTTACTCTTCAGGCGGAGTGACAGCCTCTCTGCCTCTCACCGTCAGCCTGCGCCACAGTCACTGGAGCACTTTCACAGGAGACTCCAAACTCACTCGCTCTCTCCACTCGCCAAACTCTCTTTCGGGAAGCGTCCAACTTACAATGTTTTTGGTAACGACGAACAATTTAAAACACGGACAAAACATACGTGGTGCTTTTCTGCCCCTGCATGCGTGGCTGCAGCGCGTTCAGCTGccctttttcccctctctgtgcgtgtgtgtgtgtgtgtgtgcagtgaaaaTGAGACGGCATGCTCCGTGTACTTCTCACatttgactaaaaaaaaaagaggaaaaagaaaagaaatgaaacagaaTGGTGATAATAAGACAACGTAGCCGGACAGTCCGCTGACTTCTGCTCTCATTTTTATCCCCAGTACGATGAGCTGGGCCACTACGGTGGGATGGACGGAGTCCCGGCGTCGATGTACGGGGACCCGCATGCGCCCCGGCCGCTTCCCCAGGTCCACCACCTGAACCACGGACCGCCGCTGCACGCCAGCCAGCACTACGGAGCCCACGCTCCACATCCAAACGTTATGCCCACGAGCATGGGCTCGGCTGTCAACGACGTTTTAAAGAGGGATAAAGATCAAATTTATGGGTAAGGTCTGCACCAAGCAAAAGTATACGCCTGcacatttgacttttatttttttttattattttttttattttatgaagttTTTACCTTTTCTCTGCAACTTTGTTTACTTGCAGTTTCGCCTCTCCCCGCGTGCCACGAAAAATTCAAACCGTGTTTTGTAACAGGATTGACCGCAATCTTGGAGCTCTATTGTTGGTCAGGGGAGTTTTGTTGATGTGTAATTTTATACGCGTTGTAGAAGGCATCGTCAAGGCTGCAGTGAGTAAGAGTTAAGCCTCGAGCTCCAAATACAAGCTATAAAATAATATGGAAGCTGTCTGTGCTTGCTTCAAAGTCACAGACTGTATGTGGAAGTGCtgtataataaaaacacacgctTTTTTTATAGTATCACAACAAATGTGCCACGTTATAAAGTTCGCTGTAATATCACAGATAACTATTATTTATAAGACCTTACATAGTGTGGACTCGCTTTAACGTTGTTGATATACGTGCACAAActtgtcagggttttttttttttttggtttttgtccacaacacactctctctgacacacacacacacagtgcgttgtatgttttgtaatttcttaaataacaacaaaaataatgtatagGTTTAATTTAACAATTGGCCACAGAACGTGCCATAATCCACAGTGGTGTTAGTATAATCTGGTGTGTAGCACAGTTAATCCACTCCATCTCGTTCACTCACGCTGTCATAGGAGTAATGTATATaagtttatatttattcattcacattttacaaCTTATACCAGTTGAAGGAACAGACgttagacatttttttaagagtgagatttagtttttaaaaatgattttatccTCTGTTATAGTATAGTCTGTTAAGCTAGAGTTTAATATTTGTATTACCATTTGCGTCAAAGTTAAAActattgtcttcttcttcaggaaGAATCATAGAAATCCACGGTGCCTCGGTTCGTCTGTGGGGTTGCTCTgctaaatgattattttttatttatttatttctctattataatttttttttccaaactgcACAATTCCTCTAAAATCTGAAACAATCGCTTTTGTGTGCGTCATGAGTTTTGTTGCCTTCTCTAAAGCGTTTATAGTCTTGCACTGTAAGAAGTGTCAGTGGATTATTAATGTGCCACGGAAAatatattacttttttaaaataattggtgaatttaaatattttaaacgcgtgttttctttcctttccctaatttttttatcagttagtaaaaaaaaacacacaaaaaaacaaatgtctttaatGCATTCatacacttttttgtgttattgttgatgaTGTGTGGCACATGTAAAGACGCgacacaaatatgtttttgtttgaactgAATAGcgagaaataaataatattaatgatatttttattaCGCTGTGGGAAAGATTGTCGTGAGCGTGGAGGAGACGCGTATGCAGGTTGTTCGGGACAACATTTTTTGCAGTGGGCTTGTGGAGCCGGTGTGTGCCGCTTGTgctcaggcttgtgtttccCTTCTTGCAGTCACCCTTTATTCCCACTGCTCGCACTGGTTTTTGAGAAGTGCGAGCTGGCGACGTGTACTCCGAGGGAGCCCGGCGTAGCAGGCGGCGACGTCTGCTCTTCAGACTCCTTCAATGAGGACATTGCAGTCTTTGCCAAACAGGtcaatttttatatatatatattttttttttttttaaaaaaagaaaaaataataatatatatgttttggGTGCTGTGTGGCTGTCATggctcattgttttttttgttgttgtttttttttattattattccctaCCTGCTTTTGTCTTAATAGGATCTATTATTATCTATGAGTTCTGTCTCAAAAATGAAAGTTGtaaaaaatgtccacacacatttaatttataattaatGCTCTTAACTCGGTGTGCTGTTGCAGGTCCGTGCagaaaaacctttattttcatCAAATCCAGAGTTGGACAATTTGGTAAGCAGCACActttgacctctctctctctctctctctctgttctctttgCCTCTCAATAACCGCCGCCCTGGCTGCGGTCGCTCCCTGCCTTGTTTGGGGGGGATTTACTCTGGAGTGTCCACAGCATCACACAGTCAATAAGTGAACATATGATTTAAACTTCCGCGCAGATGTCAGATCAGTTTTGAAGTGAAGCTGTGTGACCACACTGGCCGCTGTCATTGTTCACTCTTCCCTTTCTAACTGACCCAGCTGACCATGCGCTGTGGAATGACTTAGTTGCTTGTGagatgcagatttttttttcaatcatgtCATGTCTagttaataattatattaatgcatgatatacatataaatatatatatatatgtttttaaaaaaaattgaaatatacCATTTTAATTGTGCTTATTTTCTTTACTTGCAGATGATACAAGCCATACAAGTATTGCGGTTTCACCTCTTGGAATTAGAAAAGGTAAATATCCCTGTGACCTGTAATGGACTTGATGTTGAGATGAGGAGTAGATTTAATGTCCTGTGATTATTGAcacttatttaaaaataaaccggCGTGCATTTGGAGGGAGGGCGGGCGGGGGCATAGTTTCacgtttttttcattttcataaaatatgctgttttatttagcCAACTATTTGTGCAGCTGAAGTGAATATTGATCAGCGACGCTGGAGCCTCTTTGCTCGCGTTGCACATTGTTATCGATCCGCAGATTTGGTTTCAGCTGCTCATTATTTCGCCAGTTTAACGGCGTGTTCCTTTTTCTGTCGTGCAACTTGTTGCTCGGGCTCTCCTGAGAATAATAAGCTCTGCAACAATTTCACTATTGTTTCCTTTGCCGCCGATAATGTCCCTTAATTGGAGTTATTCTTGGACTGTGCATGTGGCTGAGGCGGACCCCACCCATCCCGAGGACTAATGTTTGTTCTCTTGCCCCCTTTTTTCTAAAGGTGCACGAGCTCTGTGACAATTTTTGCCACCGGTACATCAGCtgtttgaaaggaaaaatgCCAATAGATCTAGTAATTGACGAACGGGATGGCAGCTCAAAATCAGATCACGAGGAACTCTCAGGATCATCGACTAACCTTGCAGATCACGTAAGTACCACAACCTTTGTTgtactgtgctgtgtgtgtgtgtgtgtgtgtgtttgtgtgtgtgtgctggtgatAGACGGCACCTGAGTGGACTATAACTTTAAAAGTCAATGCACACGAGCTGCAGAGTGTTTCagaaaacaatcagatttgTTTGATGTGTCTCATATTGCAAACTTTAGCGCCACTTGGCCTCCGCTCAGCGCGTGACCCCGCTGTGCCATCAGTAAATAGAGCGTGCTCTTGTTCcgcagaggggaaaaaaaaaaagaaaagtctgtcGATCGATGGTCTGAGGTCAAAAGCTAGATGTGATACAATAGACTGAGTTATTGTTTTAGTCTTTTGATTAGGGGCGGACATGTGTGCATATTGTGTCCGTGCTTGCCTGTGTGCTCAAggttcccgtgtgtgtgtgtgtgcgcgtaaaTGCTGTCGCGAATTATGGAGAGTTTTTACGCGAGGCAATTATCTGTTACGCAGGTTTAATGTTAAAGCAGGGTATCAGCGCTAAGCTGTAGCTTTAGgccaatatttaaaaaagaaaggggCTTTATATTTGGAGGCTGTGCACGCGGAGCTGGATATGGCCTGTGCGTAAAGCTGTGGATTTTGCTGCAGAGGTGGAGAAAGTGGTCGCGTATATTGAAATAGATCTCAGAGCTAAAGGCTTACCATCAATGTCAAGTTCACAAGGCATATGATGGTTCGTCTGGAGGCCCCCACATTGCTGTTgatgttaatgtgtttaattgtttgATATTGATTGCCCTGTGGTTTGCTCTGCAGTGGCTcgctcttctcctctgctccccATTTTATGGCTGGAGGCTCCATAATGCTGAATTCAATTATATGCACCTGAAGTATAGGGGCTTTAAATTTGAAGATCGATTCCTTTGGTTTAAATCGAGCATTTTCGGTATAATAAACACAGACTCTCCTCTCTATATAGACTGAGCTGACAGTGCATTATTGAGTTGGTATATGTGAATTATTGCGTCTCGCCTGCACCTGACGATGTTGACGTTTGGAGAGCGCCTATTGCGACAGTGACTAGTTAATATCTGTGCAGCACAAGGCCAAGCCTATTAGGAATTAAAGCAGATTTAAGTGTTATGCAGAGTCACTGCGCTGCATCTGTTGGGTCTGGCTTTAGGCCTAATAGCATTGGATTCCCTTTGAAAGCCCGTCGCGTTTACAGAGCCACACAGCGCAGCGCAGCGCACACAGGTGAATTAAAACATAATGAGATCGAACATGTCGGCGTCGGTTTGAGAAACGGCAATATTGTGGCCCTCCAACACAAGTGTAGAAATGAGGCATGCTGTTGTTTATGTTGCAGAGATTAGATAAACTAGCCTGTTTAGTTTCATGGCAGATGGCTGATGCTCAAGCCAATCTCCACTGGTGTCTCCCGCGCTCAGACACCGTCAGCTTTGCCACGAGTCCACTTGTGGGGAATATTTTTGATAATTAGAAAATTAGATATGCCAATAAAGCAAATCAGGAGCAGCAATAAACAAAGGGGGCTGCGTGACAAGCCATTTGTCTTGATGTCGTTTGGACTGACCACCTCATTAGGTATTTAAGGTTTGAGGGATTTATGTCACTCCTGTGGCACCAATGAACTTTTTTATTATACAGTTCCGAACTGCTGGGCTGGATTtgacaaaagcagaggagagggttttttttttctttcttcttttcttttcttttagagCTGCATGTGTCTGAGCTGAAAAATGAGTTCAGcagtggagggctgcagtgtattatgaacacacacacacttctggtGATAGTTATTCTTTTTAAGTCAAATGACTGCATCTCATACTATTcagtgtgtgtacgtgtgtgcacacactgaatagaaataatatttgaaataaataaatacaattgaaaTGGTTGAGGTTAAAAATGCATACAGGGCTGTTTATGAACCTAAAAACCTTTAGCAGTAAATAGTCGACCTCAGGAACATAGTTTCCATGTCTAATTAAAAAGCCCCACATGCCTAAAACATCATACATGTGTTGAATATCCAAAACAATGCACAAAAATACATTTGGCTGCATGGCAATGGAGTGCACTTCTCCttgtgttgatttatttattgtatttattcatttgtgtgtttggctgtgttttattattcatttctgTCCTTGCTTCTGATTGCAGAGAGGAAGGCAGCGTGATAGTTAGATATGctaatttatttagtttagaaTCTCTCACGtccattttttctttgctttcatatgcatttttaatatataGCCCCGGGCTACATCTCATTTGGCGAAAGTTGGTTTTTCTGGAGATGATGATGCTCTTCACTGTGAAGGAGGCAGCCCATTGagcttgtttatgtgtgtgtgcgcccccTCTCCCTTCCTCGTTTtgttccccctcctctctcttcttcataCCTGACAGCAGAGCATAATAAGCTCAGTTTTATTTACACTTGAATGCAGCATTGTCTTGAGAGATGATTGGATTATGGTATAGTGAGAGCGAGATGTGGTCCTGCTGACACTGTTGATTTCCCGTCTTTGCTCGCGGTGACTATCTCGTCCGTGGAGCCCACCCAAGGCTTCCCAACTCATTGCCCCTCCTCAGATCGACTCTATCccatttaaaagaaagaaagaaaaaagatgttgTATTACACTTGAAGGGTGGTgggaggatgaaaaaaaaaaaccagagcgGTGTAGATTTGTTAACGGTCGGtacattgtgtgtgttcttgtcaaTGGTTTGCTCTCTTGTcttttaattaatgaataaaatgtcttGTCTTTTCGGTGCTACATCCAATTAGGGAGCCAAACAGAATTAATGGTGTCTGAATATTATCTGTTCCAATGAATTAGCCTCTGTGTCTTCTCTTGCCATGGTGCTGCTTCTTCAGTCATGCTTACATATTAACGGGGGggcttttcatttcctctctgcaTATGCAGTGTATTGGTTTTGAGATTGCCCCTGAATTTCCGTATAAATATGGATTTGCCAAACAGAACTTCTTGAGGAATCTGGATTTTGGTAGTTTTTGACATGTTGAGCTCATGGCTGGAAAGGGGGATTTTGTTTGATTTAGTAGACTATTGGTCAGGTATGATGATGACGTCATAGCTTGACGTTCAATAGTTCATCTCGTGTCCATGCTgctatgtactgtgtgtgttatCAGTGCTTAGAGGGGGACGCTTCGTGTAATGTCCTGTTTTTGTGCGTCACTGTTCGTGGTGCAGCGTGTACACAGCCCTCCTGCCTTTCCCTCTCTGCGGACGGTGAGCCTTCGGGCCGAGCTGGCCTGATGAACCGTGGAATTTCCTCCATTCTGGAGGTGTTCTAATTCAACTAGCGCTGTTCTCCTCGGGGGACCGACTATGTTTGGATCTCTCCCtttctcctctgtgctgctttGACTCGGACTTGCTCTCGCCTGTTCCATGCAGTTGTTTTGTGATGGTGGGATGTCTGGCCTCACATTTCCTATTTGATTAGTGCTCATAGACTGGGCCCTGTTGGCAGGCATATCTAATCATCGCTACCGTGGCTGGAGAAAAGCTCGGTTCACTTGTTGCGTCTCTCAcactccccttttttttccctttttactGCATTTCTGCTGTGAatgacatgataaaaaaaacatgtgagatTATAAATTTCATTGAAATACGACATATAATCATTACCCAGACGTATACTCATTTGAGAGACCCACGTGATAGTTAtttacgtaaaaaaaaagaatagatgACAATAAGATTATCTGTAATGACGGCTgtgtatttatcatttaatatttaggATGTGTCATTTCTGACGTGTGCCAGACTCATGAATCACAAAAGTTGTCACGATCTAATCTTCCTGTTTCTGAAGACATATTTTGCACATGTAATGTGCCACTCACAGCTGTGGGAAAAAGGGTTGTTTGTATTTGCCTCCGAGAAAGTTTGAAAGCATCTTTTAAGGCATCCGTGCAATCAGTCATTCCCTCACGTCTGTTTAAACGCACTTCAGTGAATTATTAGCTGCTAAATTAAGGACTATTTATATTCGGGGATAATTGAGGGTGTTGTAAATGCTCAGCTGTTCAAAAGTGCACCTACACTTTTCCAAAGTGGCTGCATATAATTACATGTTCAGCCCAACAAAAAATGTGAGGAGCCTTTCTTCTCTGTTTATGCCATGCGGCAAGATGTGTCTTGAAATGTCAGCTCGCGGCGTGATTTACGGTCGTGCGTCGTTTCTGTCGTGTCAGCGGTTCTGTACGTGTTCAGCCACGGGATCCGTGGGGCCTGCTGCTCGTGGAGTtcg
This genomic window contains:
- the meis2a gene encoding homeobox protein Meis2a isoform X1, translating into MAQRYDELGHYGGMDGVPASMYGDPHAPRPLPQVHHLNHGPPLHASQHYGAHAPHPNVMPTSMGSAVNDVLKRDKDQIYGHPLFPLLALVFEKCELATCTPREPGVAGGDVCSSDSFNEDIAVFAKQVRAEKPLFSSNPELDNLMIQAIQVLRFHLLELEKVHELCDNFCHRYISCLKGKMPIDLVIDERDGSSKSDHEELSGSSTNLADHNPASWRDHDDATSTHSAGTPGPSSGGHASQSGDNSSEPGDGLDNSVASPGTGDDDDPDKDKKRQKKRGIFPKVATNIMRAWLFQHLTHPYPSEEQKKQLAQDTGLTILQVNNWFINARRRIVQPMIDQSNRAGFLLDPSVSQGAAYSPEGQPMGSFVLDGQQHMGIRPAGPMSGMGMNMGMDGQWHYM
- the meis2a gene encoding homeobox protein Meis2a isoform X3, whose amino-acid sequence is MAQRYDELGHYGGMDGVPASMYGDPHAPRPLPQVHHLNHGPPLHASQHYGAHAPHPNVMPTSMGSAVNDVLKRDKDQIYGHPLFPLLALVFEKCELATCTPREPGVAGGDVCSSDSFNEDIAVFAKQVRAEKPLFSSNPELDNLMIQAIQVLRFHLLELEKVHELCDNFCHRYISCLKGKMPIDLVIDERDGSSKSDHEELSGSSTNLADHNPASWRDHDDATSTHSAGTPGPSSGGHASQSGDNSSEPGDGLDNSVASPGTGDDDDPDKDKKRQKKRGIFPKVATNIMRAWLFQHLTHPYPSEEQKKQLAQDTGLTILQVNNWFINARRRIVQPMIDQSNRAVSQGAAYSPEGQPMGSFVLDGQQHMGIRPAGPMSGMGMNMGMDGQWHYM
- the meis2a gene encoding homeobox protein Meis2a isoform X4, whose amino-acid sequence is MAQRYDELGHYGGMDGVPASMYGDPHAPRPLPQVHHLNHGPPLHASQHYGAHAPHPNVMPTSMGSAVNDVLKRDKDQIYGHPLFPLLALVFEKCELATCTPREPGVAGGDVCSSDSFNEDIAVFAKQVRAEKPLFSSNPELDNLMIQAIQVLRFHLLELEKVHELCDNFCHRYISCLKGKMPIDLVIDERDGSSKSDHEELSGSSTNLADHNPASWRDHDDATSTHSAGTPGPSSGGHASQSGDGLDNSVASPGTGDDDDPDKDKKRQKKRGIFPKVATNIMRAWLFQHLTHPYPSEEQKKQLAQDTGLTILQVNNWFINARRRIVQPMIDQSNRAGFLLDPSVSQGAAYSPEGQPMGSFVLDGQQHMGIRPAGPMSGMGMNMGMDGQWHYM
- the meis2a gene encoding homeobox protein Meis2a isoform X5, with amino-acid sequence MAQRYDELGHYGGMDGVPASMYGDPHAPRPLPQVHHLNHGPPLHASQHYGAHAPHPNVMPTSMGSAVNDVLKRDKDQIYGHPLFPLLALVFEKCELATCTPREPGVAGGDVCSSDSFNEDIAVFAKQVRAEKPLFSSNPELDNLMIQAIQVLRFHLLELEKVHELCDNFCHRYISCLKGKMPIDLVIDERDGSSKSDHEELSGSSTNLADHNPASWRDHDDATSTHSAGTPGPSSGGHASQSGDNSSEPDGLDNSVASPGTGDDDDPDKDKKRQKKRGIFPKVATNIMRAWLFQHLTHPYPSEEQKKQLAQDTGLTILQVNNWFINARRRIVQPMIDQSNRAVSQGAAYSPEGQPMGSFVLDGQQHMGIRPAGPMSGMGMNMGMDGQWHYM
- the meis2a gene encoding homeobox protein Meis2a isoform X2 — encoded protein: MAQRYDELGHYGGMDGVPASMYGDPHAPRPLPQVHHLNHGPPLHASQHYGAHAPHPNVMPTSMGSAVNDVLKRDKDQIYGHPLFPLLALVFEKCELATCTPREPGVAGGDVCSSDSFNEDIAVFAKQVRAEKPLFSSNPELDNLMIQAIQVLRFHLLELEKVHELCDNFCHRYISCLKGKMPIDLVIDERDGSSKSDHEELSGSSTNLADHNPASWRDHDDATSTHSAGTPGPSSGGHASQSGDNSSEPDGLDNSVASPGTGDDDDPDKDKKRQKKRGIFPKVATNIMRAWLFQHLTHPYPSEEQKKQLAQDTGLTILQVNNWFINARRRIVQPMIDQSNRAGFLLDPSVSQGAAYSPEGQPMGSFVLDGQQHMGIRPAGPMSGMGMNMGMDGQWHYM
- the meis2a gene encoding homeobox protein Meis2a isoform X6, encoding MAQRYDELGHYGGMDGVPASMYGDPHAPRPLPQVHHLNHGPPLHASQHYGAHAPHPNVMPTSMGSAVNDVLKRDKDQIYGHPLFPLLALVFEKCELATCTPREPGVAGGDVCSSDSFNEDIAVFAKQVRAEKPLFSSNPELDNLMIQAIQVLRFHLLELEKVHELCDNFCHRYISCLKGKMPIDLVIDERDGSSKSDHEELSGSSTNLADHNPASWRDHDDATSTHSAGTPGPSSGGHASQSDGLDNSVASPGTGDDDDPDKDKKRQKKRGIFPKVATNIMRAWLFQHLTHPYPSEEQKKQLAQDTGLTILQVNNWFINARRRIVQPMIDQSNRAGFLLDPSVSQGAAYSPEGQPMGSFVLDGQQHMGIRPAGPMSGMGMNMGMDGQWHYM